TTACAGCATCAGTTTCAAAAGATTATGACGTAAGTTACCCAAGACTTAACTGGGCTGAGCAAAATCCTGAGGATTGGTGGAATGCGACAAAAGACGGAATAAGAGATTTAGTTAAATCTTCAAATGTAGATGGCGCAAGCATAAAAGGTATAGGCTTCAGCGGACAAATGCACGGACTTGTAATATTAGACAAGGGAGGTAAGGTTTTAAGACCTTCAATCCTTTGGTGTGATCAGAGAACTCAAGAAGAGTGTGATTATTTAAATGATGTAATTGGACAAGATAGGATATCCCAATATACAGGTAATATGGCTTTAACCGGCTTTACAGCTCCTAAGATTTTATGGGTTAGAAAGCATGAAAGAGAGATCTTTGATAATATAGCTCATGTTATGCTTCCAAAGGATTACATCAGATATAGATTGACAGGAGTATTTGCTACAGATGTTTCAGATGCTTCAGGAATGCTTATGCTTGATGTTAAAGAGAGAAAGTGGTCCAAGGAAATGCTCGAAATACTAGATATAAAGGAAGAAATGCTTCCTAAAGTTTATGAATCCTGGGAAGTTACAGGAAGACTTACCAAAGAGGTAGCTGAATATACTGGACTTACAGAGGACACTGTAGTAGTAGGAGGTGCTGGAGACCAGGCTGCTGGTGCTGTAGGAACTGGAATAATTGAAAGTGGAATACTATCAGTTGCGCTTGGAACCTCGGGAGTAGTGTTTGCAAGCAGCGACAATTACGAGGTTGATGAAGCTAACAGACTTCATTCCTTCTGCCATTCAAATGGAAAGTGGCATCAAATGGGCGTTATGCTTTCAGCTGCTTCTTGCTTAAAATGGTGGATTGAGGGTATAAATAAAGATGTTCAAGCCGAGGGAGATGTTTTTCATCAGCTTCTAGAAGAGGCAGGGAATGCAGCTGTAGGAAGCAATGGTGTTGTATTCCTTCCATATCTAATGGGGGAAAGAACACCTTACAGCGACCCTAATGCAAAGGGAGTGTTCTTTGGAATAAATATAACAACTAACAGAGCAGATATGACAAGATCAGTGCTTGAAGGTGTTTGCTTCGGGCTTAGAGATTCTTTAGAAATACTTAAGAGCCTTAATGTTCCAGTGGAAGCAGTTAGAGTTAGCGGAGGAGGGGCAAAGAGCCTGCTTTGGAGACAGATTTTAGCTGATATTTTTGGTGTAAAGGTTCAAGTTATAAGCTCTAAGGAAGGTCCTGCTTATGGAGCTGCTATACTTGCAGCAGTAGGTTGCGGAAAATATAAAACTGTAGATGAAGCTTGTGAGAAGCTTATTAAGGTTACTGATTCAGTAGATCCGATTCCAGAAAATGTAGAAAAATATAATAAGATATATAAAATATACAACAAATTATATCCAACACTAAAGGATTGCTTTAAAGAAGTAAGCAAACTGTAATGATATATCCTGATATTAAATTGTAGTTAGATAGTATATTTATAGTAGGAGATTATAACGGATTTAGAAAGTATACTATTGCGGCAAAGATGCAATAACAGGCAATGCTTAGCTTGCTAATAAAGAGTGAGAGCTATATTTATATAAAAATTAAGAGATCAGCATAAATGATGGCTGATCTCTTAATTTTTATGAGTAAAAAGTTAACAATTTAACAATTTAACAATTTAACTTTTTATATTTTTAACAATTTAAGTATTTTTCTAAGGTTGCTCTTACAGCACCAGCGCCAGAAAACATTTCAGCAAAGTAGCCTTCAATTTTTTCACCTAAGCCAACCTTGTAAAGGTCAGAGCCAAATATCTCAGAATTTGAAAGTATTGGTCTCAGCTTTTCAGAAGCTGAAGCTGTATCGCCTAATTTTATTCCTGATACATAACCCTTTAACACCTCAAGCAGTGGATCGGGGCTTAGCTGCATCTCGTTGCCTGAATCGTCAACTCCAAGAAGATATCTGCACCAGCCGGCAATAGCAAGAGGTATATATTTAAGGTTCTTAACATCCAAGTCCTCTCTTTTAATGTAGGATTTAATTGTTTCTCCAAATCTTATACCTACCTTTTGAGAAGTGTCTGAAGCAATTCTCTGAGGAGTATCAGGAATATAAGGATTTGGGAATCTTACTTCTATTACTTCCTTAATAAAATCTTTAGGATTTAATATTCCTGGGTTTACAACTACAGGCATTCCTTCCTCGTAGCCTATTTTTTCTATTAATTTCTTTAGGCAAGGGTCCTTCATTTCAGCAGCTATTGACTTAAAGCCAAGAGTGCAGCCGAAAACTGCAAGAGCTGTATGAAGAGGGTTTAAGCAAGTAGTAACCTTCATTGTCTCTACTTTTTCAACTGTTTCTCTGTCAGTCATAAATACTCCTGCAAGCTCAAGAGGCATACGTCCATTAGGAAATTTGTCTTCTATAGCTAAGTACTGAGGTCCTTCTGCATTAACAAAAGGAGCAATATAAGTATTAGCTTTTGTGATGACAATTTCTGTACTTTCAAAACCAGTTGATTCTAAATTTTCCTTTACGCTGTTATCAGGACGTGGTGTAATTTTATCTATCATGCTCCATGGGAAGCTTACTTTTTCAGGATTTTGAAGGTAGCTTAGGAAGCCTTCTTCAACGAGTCCGCCTTCAACCCACTTCTCTGCAATTGTCACTACAGAGTTTTGAAGTTTTTCACCATTTCTTGAACAGTTGTCCATGCTGACGAAAGCTATTGGAAGCTCTCCAGCTTTGTATCTAACATAAGCAAGAGCAGCGACTTTTGCCATTGTACCCTTTGGACTAGCTGGTCCGTTAGCTATATCTTCCTTAACAAAAGGGAAAAACTCATCGGAAATATTCTTTAGGGCATAACCTTTTTCGGTTATGGTAAAACTAGCCATCTGAAGTGAAGGCTTAGTGAAGACTTCTTTTAGTCTTTCCCATTCCTTTTCTCTAGAGGGCTCTGCAGCAAGGCTTTCGCTTATGCTGCCTATA
The genomic region above belongs to Clostridium swellfunianum and contains:
- the xylB gene encoding xylulokinase, whose amino-acid sequence is MNFIGVDLGTSSVKIVIMTDAGEVTASVSKDYDVSYPRLNWAEQNPEDWWNATKDGIRDLVKSSNVDGASIKGIGFSGQMHGLVILDKGGKVLRPSILWCDQRTQEECDYLNDVIGQDRISQYTGNMALTGFTAPKILWVRKHEREIFDNIAHVMLPKDYIRYRLTGVFATDVSDASGMLMLDVKERKWSKEMLEILDIKEEMLPKVYESWEVTGRLTKEVAEYTGLTEDTVVVGGAGDQAAGAVGTGIIESGILSVALGTSGVVFASSDNYEVDEANRLHSFCHSNGKWHQMGVMLSAASCLKWWIEGINKDVQAEGDVFHQLLEEAGNAAVGSNGVVFLPYLMGERTPYSDPNAKGVFFGINITTNRADMTRSVLEGVCFGLRDSLEILKSLNVPVEAVRVSGGGAKSLLWRQILADIFGVKVQVISSKEGPAYGAAILAAVGCGKYKTVDEACEKLIKVTDSVDPIPENVEKYNKIYKIYNKLYPTLKDCFKEVSKL
- a CDS encoding mannitol dehydrogenase family protein; this translates as MESLILNKQSIKNTEAWTKSSIELPQFDYEKMAAATYENPTWVHFGSGNIFRGFIAVLQQKLLNAGKASTGIIAAEGYDYEIIDRIYTPYDNLSLLVIMNPDGSLEKKIIGSISESLAAEPSREKEWERLKEVFTKPSLQMASFTITEKGYALKNISDEFFPFVKEDIANGPASPKGTMAKVAALAYVRYKAGELPIAFVSMDNCSRNGEKLQNSVVTIAEKWVEGGLVEEGFLSYLQNPEKVSFPWSMIDKITPRPDNSVKENLESTGFESTEIVITKANTYIAPFVNAEGPQYLAIEDKFPNGRMPLELAGVFMTDRETVEKVETMKVTTCLNPLHTALAVFGCTLGFKSIAAEMKDPCLKKLIEKIGYEEGMPVVVNPGILNPKDFIKEVIEVRFPNPYIPDTPQRIASDTSQKVGIRFGETIKSYIKREDLDVKNLKYIPLAIAGWCRYLLGVDDSGNEMQLSPDPLLEVLKGYVSGIKLGDTASASEKLRPILSNSEIFGSDLYKVGLGEKIEGYFAEMFSGAGAVRATLEKYLNC